AAAACGCTTATTTTTTGATCACTACAATCTGGTTGGAGCTTGCCGTTAACGCTAATTTACACCGAAAGATTTTAAATTTTTCTCAGTTTTATATTTGTATCGATTATGCTCGCCGCATAGAACCTGGAGATTAGACATTGAGTTCATGCCTCCAACCCACTTAGGCATTTTATGGTCTATTTGCAGAGCAAACGTACTTCCACATTTCCTCCCGGTTTTATAATTAATGAACTGACAACACTTATCCCTTTTTAAAATTAAACCGCGAAGCTTCGGAGTAACTGATTTTCTATCCACCACCGCATCGGTGGTAATCATTGCTGGTTTTGAATCTTTTGTTTTAATTAAACTCTGATCTTTTGAGATCGCCTGAGATTTATCTTTAATTTTAGTCGGCTTGAACTTTTCATTTAAGTATTGATCAGCTAGGAACTCAATTACATCCGTCATAGATGCAGTTCCACCTCCTTGCAAAAGAATATGAGCAGCAAGGTCTTTACATTGAAGAAGCTTTTCATATTGTGCTTTAGAAGGCGTAACTTCCAAACGGACGGACTCATCTTTTTGCATGCGCTGAAAATCATATTCTTTAAGTGGCAAATCCAGAACTCTAGCAAGTTCATGCTGAGTTTCTTGCGTGGTTTTGCCAATAACTACTTCTATTAATTCCTGCTTTTGCGACGCGCACACTTTTTCGCCGGAAATTTTTTCTTTTTCTTTGATAGAACGAGACAACTCACCGATCTGCGAAAGATTCAACGACCCTTCCTGAATAAGCTCTGCAACCTGAGGAACATCACGAAGCAAACGAGCTGCTTCAAGTCTGCGCATTGCAGCCGAACCAGAATAGCCAAGTTCTTTTGTCAGATACTCATAAATAGAAGAATACGCTTTCCCAAGGTAAAGCTTACGAGCATCAAATTCACGAATGTGCTCAAGAATCACATGCAAAAGCTTACGCTCTTTATGAACAAGATCCTTAAGACGAACTTCAAGTTCCATATTTGATAATCGTGAAAGTGAATCCATAAGAAACCTCCTCAAGAAGTAAGGAAGGTATATCATGAGTTTTCAGAGTGAAATTTTCGAAGCTCTACGAATGTAGACTTAATTAAGCACTAAACGCTCTAATCCAGCCTACATTTAGTGATCTCGCTCAAAACGAATTTTGAAAATTTAGAATGAAATTAAAAGAAACAGCGCCATTCCGTTGATTAGAAAAACCCGTCAAGCTTTTCACGCATGACAAAAAAGATATGACACCATGAGAAACCGATGCGGTGGTAGTTTAAAGTGAAGAACGATTATCACCAGACAAAAGATAGATCATGCTTTAAAAAAAATGTGAGCAGGAGGTAACCTGGCCCCCCCTACTTCCCTACCAACTTCTCAAACACCGCATCTTGAATTCCAAACATCTCCGCGGCATCTTTCTCACTCGTTTCATGATCATAACCAAGTAAGTGCAAGATCCCATGAAGGAGCATATACCCAAGCTCCAGCTGATAAGTAAGTCCGTGTTCTTTTGACTGGCGTTTCAGCACAGCCGGACACATCACCAACTCTCCTAAAGAGCTGGGATCCATTGAAGCAAAACTCAAAACGTCAGTGGCATAATCCTTATCACGGAATTCTTTATTCAGTTTCTTCGCAGCTTTGGGTTCTAAGAACACCAAAGTTAATTCTTGCGCCGAAGACTTAAAGATCTTCTTCTTCTTCAGCTCCTTAACCACAGCATCACAGAACCCCGCAATAAACTTACGAGGCACAGGAACTTTTGCTTCATTCACAATCTGCAGCTGCAACATAGAAACCTACTACGAAGGAGTGTGACCCACATCGCCCAAACCACCGCCGGCACTGCGTGGATAGTCGATGCGTTGATGGTA
This is a stretch of genomic DNA from Bdellovibrio reynosensis. It encodes these proteins:
- a CDS encoding HNH endonuclease, yielding MDSLSRLSNMELEVRLKDLVHKERKLLHVILEHIREFDARKLYLGKAYSSIYEYLTKELGYSGSAAMRRLEAARLLRDVPQVAELIQEGSLNLSQIGELSRSIKEKEKISGEKVCASQKQELIEVVIGKTTQETQHELARVLDLPLKEYDFQRMQKDESVRLEVTPSKAQYEKLLQCKDLAAHILLQGGGTASMTDVIEFLADQYLNEKFKPTKIKDKSQAISKDQSLIKTKDSKPAMITTDAVVDRKSVTPKLRGLILKRDKCCQFINYKTGRKCGSTFALQIDHKMPKWVGGMNSMSNLQVLCGEHNRYKYKTEKNLKSFGVN
- the ybeY gene encoding rRNA maturation RNase YbeY; this encodes MLQLQIVNEAKVPVPRKFIAGFCDAVVKELKKKKIFKSSAQELTLVFLEPKAAKKLNKEFRDKDYATDVLSFASMDPSSLGELVMCPAVLKRQSKEHGLTYQLELGYMLLHGILHLLGYDHETSEKDAAEMFGIQDAVFEKLVGK